Part of the Solanum pennellii chromosome 10, SPENNV200 genome is shown below.
TAGGTTGAGCTATGACGTCTTCCGTGTTTGagattgaaatttgaaaaaaataatcgtTATTTTAAAGATAAGACGAAAAAAGcagaattaaatatataaaaaaaatatgcaaataTTTTAGTCAAAAATATGAGAGATTGATGAGAATGGAGTTACGCAGAAGAAGTGATAAGCGGAAGAAATAATATTGAAGAGCGGTGATTAGACAATACAATACGTGTTATTCCTTCAACTAATGGAGAATATCATCACATACGGACAAAAAATATGATTAGAAAAATAGTATGCAGATAAGTTTGTTTAGTTTATCATTTTTGTATTTGCATAACATTCTTTTATAATAATGGTTTCACAATTTCTATGTTACGTGTTGCTTTGCTTAGTGTCGTTCTTATTAgcatatgttatttaatttcttGCTTTGGTCTATTGTTCTATtcgttattactattgtttcaatattttcattttcaaatttatgaGATTTACAAAATAACCTTTTTATCTTTTACTTATAGGAGTaatgtaattatgtatatatcatTCTTCTTgaattaatattctttttatttcaaaaataatgacattCTTGCtattttagtctgtttaaaaaagaataatcttttttggtaatattttaaaatcagcTTTTTACATGAGATGTTTAAGACTATAAGATCAAATGAGATGTTTAAAGACGACAAGATCAAAgaacaattttatacatttaacctaaaatttaatttaggacaacaccaacaacatacaaaaatcttctttataCTCTTAAACTTCATGCCAAGTCAAAATAGGTCATTCATTCTAAAACGGAGGAAAAATAGATTATTTATtctgaaatggagggagtatttCGTTCTCGCACGTAtactaaatatgttattgttatatatattgttaaacATCAAATATATCTCCGAAAAATATTTCACACTCAAACTAATCGAACGATTCTAAAGTATTATACCTCGCGTGGCCAAGATCTTAACCGTCATAAATCTCTAGTGTACCCTGGCGGGAACTCGAAGGCCTTGAGGATCAAATGGCGGGAATCCTTCCCCTTTATAAAGGCCTGATTTGCAAGTAAATTAGCAAAATTGCATTCAAATTGCGAATTGTCGATTGCTTTTGCGTGCTCAAGTAGTGTAAGTATCTTCAGATTTGTCGTATGGGAAAGGGAAAGAAGAAGGCTAGGGTTCCGGTGGAGAATTTTGAAGAAGACGCCGATTCCGATGACGttgaaatgaatgaaaatgaagagaaTATGAACGGATCTTCTTCTAGCGAAAAGAGTCTTTATGAGGTACTTGTAATTTTCCTTTCTGAAGTTGATGATTTCAAGCGATTTTTTAAACCTTATGGAGTTGGATCTAGtaattttagttgaaattatatatatatatgtttgtatgtgCATGTAGCAGATATGAAGTTTGTCTTAGTGTATGATTTTGGTTTATGTctgtatttcaattttattctaGATTTATCATGATTGGGGTTTTCCAAGTAAGTGTAGTGTTTTGAGTTGATATAACCCGATGTTGAAGATCTGTACCAATTTGCCCTCTTTATTTGACCCTGAAGAATGTTGTGTTTGTACTTGTATTGAATGAGATTGGCTAACAAGTTGATCAATATGTTTTTGATGTGAAAACGCTTCAAATTTCTTATGAACTTTACTCAGTGGTGGAGCTTAAGTGTGTGTGGAAAGGGGGTTTAATTGAATAACATTAGTGTACAAATAGCATAAAAGCAAATCCTTTGGTTTATATAGTTTATAAAAGAACTATACAAGAAGAAAAATCTATCATGCGAATTAGACTGGAAAACTTTAGGATAAACTCCCTTTGTAGATATGTATATTCATGTATTTATTTTGCATATATACTGCCAAGTTGATTTCTTTGTAGCTGTACAAAGAATGTTGAACTATCTGAAGCATGTGAAGTGCCAACTAGTGAAGTCTTAGTGCTGCATTTTCCCTTAAAGATCATTGAGTTCATTGTTGTAATGATTGAGCACCGCTGCACCGGCTAGTGACTCCTTACGTGGATTTTTGTGCAAACTGCCAAATTTTGGATGTCTTGTTGGATATGGGGGGTATTAATTGCTATTGCTTTACAGTAtgcaaaaagaaatatatatgaaaCAGATTTGATTGGAGAATTCTAAGATAAATTCCCTCTATATATACTATGTAAATACTGGCATGCATAACTGTAGAATAGTTCTAAATTGACTGAGACATGTGATATGCTTACTAATGAACTCATATAAATAAACTTTCACAAGTAGAGCCCATGGAATAATGGTTTCAGAGATGTTTCCACAGACTAAGTGCactcttttctttttggtgTTAAGTTACTGCAGTTTGCGGTTTAATTTGTTCAAGGAAGAGATGCAATACTAACAAGGCATCTACTTTGCAGATTCTTGGGGTTGAAACAACAGCATCCCAGCAGGAAATAAAGAAGGCATATTACAAGCTGGCTCTGCGTCTTCATCCTGATAAGAATCCTGATGATGAGGTAAATGGCTATATGATTGAGTATGTTTTGCCCTAGTTGTTGTATACATAAGCTAATTTGAAGATGAACTATCTTAAATTTACATTATAGGAAGCAAAAGAGAAATTTCAGCAGTTGCAAAAGGTGATATCAATTCTTGGAGATGAGGAGAAACGAGCTCTTTATGATCAGACTGGCAGTGTAGATGATGCTGTGAGTCATTGCTGtgattcctttttttcttcctgtgatcttTGCAAACTTTGATGACATTTTGGAAATTCTTGTGTCTTCAGTATGTTGGAACTTCTTACTTGTGCCTTTTGCATATGATGGTGCATAGTAGTAAAAAGGTTGTTTCATTGTTTTGACAGTGAGCCAAAATGTTGTTTCTATCATGAAATGGTTTCTGAAGATTACTGTTGAGCTGGGTTTGGGGGGTATCAACTCTGCTAGAAGTAGAGCTGAAATCTGACCATACAGTTTTCTCTAGAAACTAATATTCGAGCCAATTCTTTATCTCAACCTACTATTGTCAAGGTGAAAAGGAGGGGGCAAGTGAGGGTGAACAAAAGGAATTAGTCCTGTGCTGTTTGACTTCATTTCTTCTGGATTGTAAAAGAAAGGGGGAGTGCTATTTGGCCCCTCCATGTTAGGGAACGGAAGGAGTAAGGAGACATGATTAACTTCCTTTGTGGTGTATACCAAACAAAGGGTAAGGATGACCATCTTCCCTTGGGGAAATAAATCAACTTCCTCTCCCTTTCCTTGAATTAAACATAATGTTTGGCTGTGTGTGTTATGCATATCTTTTTCACATAGGTTTAGTCTTTCACACTGTGCACAACAAGGTTAATGTTACAGTAGACATGCATGTATGGTGTCATTTTATGTTGATCTAGCTTGTATACAAGTATAACTGATGTCTAACTCTTTGTAATATCACTCTTATATATCGAGATTCTTAAATTGCAGCGATAGTAAACAAGCTTTTCAATATGTATTCGAGAATAGATAATAGAATGGTCTTTTTGGCTGAAATACTAATTGGGTTCACCTAACTGGTACCTATCTAGAaaaaaaggttcttattgtcaTCTGCCTTTTAACAGGACTTGGCAGGAGATGTCGTTGATAACTTGAAGGAGTTTTTCCGAGCTATGCATCCAAAGGTAACAGTTAACTAATTACTCCACTTCATTAATTGAGTAGTAGACACTCTTAACATTGGAGGAACCTACATGTCTTTTTCAGATAACCGAGGCGGATATTGACAAGTTTGAAGCTAATTATAGAGGATCTGAGTCGGAGAGGACAGACTTGATTGATCTATACAAGAAGTATAAGGGTAAAATGAAGAGGTATGAGCTGAAAGTGAGATGCAATATGCTCTTTCCTCTCTAATACTTTGATTTCTAGGTAGCCACATAATATGGAATCTTCTGCAGGCTCTTTTGCTCCATGATTTGCTCTGATGTCAAATTAGATTCACATCGCTTCAAAGATATGCTGGATGAAGCTATAGCAGCAGGTAGAGTTTAACTTCCATCATATTAAGTATCCGTAAACATCACAATTCGTCCTCTATGATGCCCTTACAGTTATGGAATAGATGTGTCGGTTTGATCTGAACGTGTTTAGCCAACTGTTTTCTGCATTAAGTTCCTGTTCCCTTTTCTCCTTTAGCAATAGTTGTTATTGAGGTTGCACAAAGCCTTCCCTCGTAAAACTTTGTTTCTTTCTTCACTAGGAAGTGATCGACACTTGTATTTTTGCGTTGACAGGGGATATAAAGTCAACCAAAGCATATGAGAAATGGGCAAAGGAAGTGTCTGAAACAAAACCGCCTACAAGCCCATTGAAACGTAGACAAAAGTGAGTCATCTTATATCATACAATGCATCACTAACTGAAACTCTGAAAGTGCTATATTATTGTAATCGGAGAAATTGAAATGTTGCAGATCAAAGAAAGAACCAGACGATTTGTTTGCTATCATTTCTCAGCGACAAAATGAACGGAGGGGCAAAATGAATTCTATGTTTTCATCTTTGGCTAGCAAATACGGTGGGGATCCATCAGCGACAGAGCCAAGTGAGGAAGAATTCGAAGCTGCTCGAAGAAGACTGGAGGGTAAAAGGCAATCTAAGCGAaagtaaatttttatataatgcaAAACCTCTACACCATGCTGCAAAATGTTGTTTATGCTGTGTTTTCTTGTACTTAGCCATTATGTATTAGGTTTTGCTTCTTTGCTGCAATGAATACAAGTCTCTAAAGATAATTGCTAATCGTATATCTACTTTGCTTAAAACATCATACACTTTAACTTTTAGACTAAGCTCTTAATTCAGTTGACAGATGAACTAATTCATTGActaaacacaaataaaaatagacaagTTAATTACATGAGTAAGGAACGCAAATTCTAGGAAAAGTATATCATGATTTAAAGTTCTTTTTGGGAAAATTGTTTATTAGGCCGCCTAATTCACCTTTTTAGGTGTAATGGCTGGCAAAAATGGAAAGATATTATGACGATTATTGAAATAagattttttcacatttaattttaaattctagTCTGAGCTTCTCATAATAcgaatctaaattaattaaaaatccttATAAAGATACTTTACCTTTTAATAAAGTCTTACCTagtgaaaatttaaattatttaggtTCCAAAATATGATTAAGAGTCTTGATTCCAAAATAATGGAGAGCCTAAAATGATTAGCAGCAGTTAATGTGAACAAATAATAGGTTATGCTGAACTTTACAGCTTTCACATTCCCCAGCTGTTTAATATCTTTCGTTTGGTAAACTACACTTGTCAATATTCTGTCGCCAGCTGTTTCCTTTCCCCCCTCTATAAATTCACTAACTCTTCAGATCCATTTCCACACATCTGAACCctaattttcttcatttctacACTCATTCGCCGATCAATCTCCGGTCACTTTCTCCTACTAAATCTGTTTATCAAATGGCTCGATCTAGCATTATCAACGTTTTCTTCGTTGTATTCATCGTTGCTCTTTTCTCAGCTATGACTGAAACTTCGGCTCAGGAATTAGGATTAGCTCCAGCCCCGGCACCTGACGCCGGTGCGGCTTTCTCCTTGCCGACTTCCAGTGTGTTAGTTGGAACTTCTCTCATTCTATGTGTTGCTGCTATCTTCAGGCATTAGAATTTTGATTTAGTGGTGATTGTGTGTTTTTTTTTCAGTTGTGAGACCAGTGTTTATTGATTTTGTTATGGATTTAGGTGTTTTCCGTATGTATTGAGATTGATCTATTGGCAGTATATATTTTctgattataaaattttgttttcgAGTATAAAAATTGGTTCTTTATTtccatttgttttttttcatgCTCTATTGCAAGTGATTATTCTGTTATTTAAGAAGGTGATTATACCTGAAAAAAGTACATTTATAGTTTATATAATCTGGAAATTAACAACCTGTAAAGGcgaaaactaaagaaaaacaagGCTTTGAGCTGTTCTTTTGGGTAATTAGAGCAAAACTCAGCTACATGGTGAAACATGAAGGATAAAACAAAGCTAATTTTCATGTAATTGGTACACATAGAACAGAGGAGTATGTAAAGAAGTTATCTAGATTAGTCGAGCTTCAATGTAGGTACTAAACGCCAATTAGGGAAACTCGAAGGAAGTTTCATTGGAGTCCTGTAGCTAGAACTTATAATGTTTCTTGCAGTTTAAAGGAAACATTATTTTAGATCAACTTGTGTTCTTGAGGAATAAGAAGATTAGAAACTTTAAACAATGTATATAATATAGCAACATTAGAGACAAGTTCACAAACTATCTGACATATTAAACAATGTAATGCTTATAGAGATAATGACTTGTAAGCATTGAGAGCTCAGCCTTATATCCTATTTATTGCCATATTCATCTGAGCCTTGTAAGCATTGAGAACTCACACTATGTGCTCCTGCACGAATACACGATCATGTGTCCAGAATCTATTAAGTAGAAGGTTTTCTTGTTTCCATGGCTGGTGTATGGTCATATCTCTCCGTTTCTCGAGCTAGCCAAAAAGCTCGTGGATAGAGGTTTCTTGGTTGACCTATGTTCTTCACCTATTAACCTAAGTTTCATCAGAACAAGAATCCCAGAAAGCTGTTGTTCTTCTTTATATCTTGTGGAACTCCAATTTACCAGTCTTGCAAGAGCTTCCCCCTTCACTATCATAcaattaatggcctcccactccATCTCCATTCAGCCTTTCGAAAAGCTCTCTAAATGGCTAAACCAAATCTGCTCAACATCTTGGAAACTCAAAAACCAGACTTGTTAATACATGGTGTCAAGCAATTATGGGCTGCTGGGGTGGCTTCTTCCCTTGACATCCCGGCTGTTAGATTCTTCACTTCTTGTGCAGCTATGTGCTCCTATTTCAGTCACTTGTTTGTGAAACCAAATGTGTAATTCCCCTTATGAGCTCTTCGATTACATCCCTATTTAACATCGTGAAGACGATGATCCTGAAGAATTTACAGGTGTGATGCTAATAGACACGTCGAGAGAGATGGAAggtaaataatcaaattttaaggTCTTTGCCAATTGGTACACTACTTCAACATTCTATGACTAGCGTAGATGGAAACATGGAAATCAGATTATATATTGAATCAGTATGTTGTTAAATATCAGATTATATAATCTCATAGTTCTCATCaatgtcaaaatgacatagcGGGCATTAAAGTGTTTCAAATGAATAAAGTCTACTTCAGTTATCTGATGTCAATTTTAGCGGTGTGTCGATTGTGTTTACTTGTCCGTAAAAAGccaaatttgaatatttttctatGTATTATGCCTAGGGGTGGGTATGATATGATAAAATACGGGATATCGTAATTGGGATATCGTAATTTtgatattcaatttttaaaacatgTATCGGTATTTTAATTCGGCATGGTTTAGTATATTGAAGTTCGATTTCGGTATTTTATGGTATGGTAAATTGGTAACCATAATATGCTTAACTTCAACTAATATATACTCGTATAATAgtgtattattttgataatttaaaaaaaaaaagagagaattacGCGGTAagcaaatttatattatttgattactcatcatagttatagttCGGTATAATTATCACttgcgactaacattatacattaattacgggGACTGATTTCgggtttgtataattagtcacgtttgtatatgtataattcatcaTGATATACAAaagcatatgtataatatacaattacttaacctatatacatatacaatttatttctctcccactctctgccctctctgctcgcctctctcctccctctctggatctcgctcgcctctctcctccctctctcaatctcgctcgcatttccctctctctcccaatctcgcttgccatatatacaaatgcatatgtataatatacaattatatacatataattcacctctctcctccctctcctaatctcgcttgccatatatacaaatgcatatgtataatatgcaattatacatatacaattcacctctcccactctctgccctctctcgcttgcctctctcctccctctccgaATTTCttttgtcatatatacaaatacatatgtataatatacatatacatttcacCTTTCTCTCgctcttttccccctctctcttcCAGTCtcactcgtctctctcctccatataacatttagctacgaattgtaattatcaaactatagctatgaagagtaattagattatttttaaatgactatatatgaaagttttcCTTAAAAAAAGGTCTCAATTGTATCATAGTaacacattatattatatatatatatatatatacacacacacacacacatacaatGAAGTACAAACAATTGTTTTTGTTAATCAATTATAATACAAATACATTTCAATCAAAATAGAATTGTCAAAATTTTAACTTCCGAACATTTATATCATATACCACATCAAATATCGTAATATCAAAATCAGCtagaaaaatcaatatcttATGATATTTCAATGACCAAACCCATCGTTGACCCCTTAAACTTGGCACCAATTTTCACGTAGACACCTCAATTTAGCGatattcattttagacacctcatttAGGGTTCtgttgtgtcattttgacacttttctGACAATAAACAAATTACTAAAAGAGAGTGTAATACACTTGTTGATGACGTGACAaacaatcaattaaataattacatgtGTTATTTTcagttaaaaataattacaaaatcaatttcgtaaataatttaaaatattattctgaCAAAATCTCTTATTTCATTACACTCAAAAATTCTTTTGtgctttttcaaaaaaaaatatttttttcctttactatttttcatatttattcatcttcttttgttttagtattgttttttggaaagaaaagaggGAGAGGAAGAAAGGAgagaataaatatgaaatatgggCGTTGGTATCCATTTTTCCGACAA
Proteins encoded:
- the LOC107002724 gene encoding chaperone protein dnaJ 6-like, encoding MGKGKKKARVPVENFEEDADSDDVEMNENEENMNGSSSSEKSLYEILGVETTASQQEIKKAYYKLALRLHPDKNPDDEEAKEKFQQLQKVISILGDEEKRALYDQTGSVDDADLAGDVVDNLKEFFRAMHPKITEADIDKFEANYRGSESERTDLIDLYKKYKGKMKRLFCSMICSDVKLDSHRFKDMLDEAIAAGDIKSTKAYEKWAKEVSETKPPTSPLKRRQKSKKEPDDLFAIISQRQNERRGKMNSMFSSLASKYGGDPSATEPSEEEFEAARRRLEGKRQSKRK